A window of the Myxococcales bacterium genome harbors these coding sequences:
- a CDS encoding PAS domain-containing protein — protein sequence MGKKPEDLVGLTDVENGWAPELVKGNPEKGIRGFEADDLAALSGKAVHIESEPVNVGDEIRFFETKKLPLHDSKGVIIGVLGVARDITDRIRAQEELARYRDQLEEMVDQRSRELELSHEALRRAERLVSIGTLAAGIAHEINNPLGLILLRAENALQVEDSAGYAEALRGIVSDTRRCKHIVKNALKFSREEPGEKWRMGLNEVVQSSCDLTREFTQQNGVAIELDLSGEEIVISGNSTELEQVIVNLIHNAVQASTAGSVIRLRTSSVAGNARLEVYDHGRGMSPEEQSKAFDPFYTTRAARGGTGLGLSVSHGIVSEHGGSIDVESAPGEGTRVTIILPEIRAEAS from the coding sequence GTGGGCAAGAAGCCAGAAGACCTCGTGGGCCTGACCGATGTAGAAAATGGCTGGGCTCCCGAATTGGTCAAGGGCAACCCAGAAAAAGGAATTCGGGGGTTCGAGGCCGATGACCTCGCAGCGCTGAGTGGCAAAGCGGTGCACATCGAGAGCGAACCCGTCAACGTCGGGGACGAAATCCGGTTCTTCGAAACTAAGAAGCTTCCATTGCACGACTCCAAGGGCGTGATTATAGGCGTACTTGGGGTGGCGCGAGATATTACCGATCGGATTCGGGCTCAGGAGGAACTCGCGCGCTACCGAGACCAGTTGGAGGAGATGGTTGACCAGCGAAGTCGAGAATTGGAACTCTCCCACGAGGCGTTGCGCCGTGCGGAGAGGCTCGTCTCGATCGGAACACTCGCGGCGGGCATTGCTCATGAGATCAATAATCCGCTCGGGTTGATTCTACTCCGTGCGGAGAACGCACTTCAAGTCGAAGATTCGGCTGGCTACGCCGAGGCCCTGCGAGGTATCGTATCTGACACTCGGCGCTGCAAGCACATCGTAAAGAACGCGTTGAAATTTTCTCGGGAGGAGCCGGGGGAGAAGTGGAGGATGGGTCTCAACGAGGTGGTACAGAGTTCATGCGATCTCACCCGTGAATTCACGCAGCAGAACGGTGTCGCGATCGAATTGGATCTCTCTGGCGAGGAGATAGTGATCTCCGGCAATTCGACGGAGTTGGAGCAGGTGATCGTGAACCTGATCCACAACGCCGTTCAAGCCAGCACGGCAGGTTCCGTTATCCGGCTTCGCACCTCTTCGGTTGCGGGGAACGCGCGCCTGGAGGTCTACGACCATGGTCGAGGGATGAGCCCCGAGGAGCAGTCGAAGGCATTCGATCCCTTCTATACAACGCGTGCGGCCCGCGGCGGGACCGGCCTCGGGTTGAGTGTCTCCCACGGTATCGTCTCGGAGCATGGTGGGAGTATCGACGTCGAGAGTGCACCTGGCGAAGGCACCCGGGTGACAATCATCCTGCCTGAAATTCGAGCGGAAGCAAGCTGA
- a CDS encoding response regulator — protein sequence MAQKLKVLVVDDESSYCEQLSLILRRSGHEVESALDVKTARETARRFNPQVLLIDFMLKDEVSGLELARDLQASNQHLATILMSGYLAAELRGDAHNQGAVAFLEKPFELSELLNAIDKAVQSSLPSG from the coding sequence ATGGCGCAAAAGCTCAAGGTTCTCGTGGTCGACGATGAGTCCAGCTACTGTGAGCAGCTATCGCTCATTCTTCGCAGATCCGGACACGAGGTCGAATCTGCTTTGGACGTCAAGACGGCCAGGGAGACGGCACGGCGCTTCAATCCCCAAGTGCTCCTGATCGATTTCATGCTGAAGGATGAGGTCTCTGGTCTGGAGCTCGCGCGCGACCTCCAGGCGTCCAATCAACATCTCGCGACGATTTTGATGTCGGGGTACCTCGCGGCGGAGCTGCGCGGTGACGCTCACAACCAGGGTGCGGTGGCTTTCCTGGAGAAGCCCTTCGAATTGTCGGAGCTGCTGAATGCGATCGACAAGGCCGTGCAGTCGTCGTTGCCGTCCGGTTGA